The DNA region CTTACGTTGACCTCTGTCAGCTCTATCTGTCTAAGCAACACGCCGCGGGGGCTGTAGTGATACAGCGAGTCGGCCAAGACGAAATTGCCGTGTGGGTCGTATACATCTCTTCCGTAGATTCCCACATCGACTAAGGCGGCCGCTTTTTGTAGCTCCCGTTTCTTGACGTACGCCGGGGTGGCCATGAAAACGTCGGCTCTCCCCAAGCCGCAGGGCCAGTCTTCTAAGAGGTCGCACGGCCCCGCCGAGTAGCCCCAGCCGTCTCCACGTTGTAGAAGCAAGACGCTGTAGATGACGTCTCTAGTCTCGACGCCGTAGGTCAAGATATAGTCGACAGCCTTGGCCCTCAGCGCGGCGAGGTCCGGGTCGTAGATCACATGGGGTCCACGGTACTGTAGCCTTTTGTCCGGAGGCTCTAGAGCGACCTCGCGCCTCTCCCTAGCGGGCGTATTCCTTGGCTTATAGAGCATCGCCACGACCTCCCTCAGCGTATTGTCGTCTCTCCATCTGAGATCCACCACCTGGACCCCGAGCTCTTTTATGTATTGACAAGGGACTCTCACCGCGTCGTTACATTCACCTCTCAGAGCCTGCACAACGTAGTCGCCAGCGCCGCTGAGATCAGGCCCGTATACAATCACCGTGTCGACGTATGTATAGGTCTCGTAGAGAGCCTTGACGACGTGGTTCACTACGTCTGCCGAATACGCGGTGCCGACGTAAGCCGCCTTTTCGCGGATGTCCAAGGGCAGGTCCTCAGCCCTACGCCACAGTACGATGAGTAGAATGTTGGACACGGGGGAAAAGAAGAGAAGAATTACTTATATGAACGGTCCGAGTAGTTGACGGTGAACCGCTTGGGGGATAGTTGCGATACTATGTATCTAAAGGCGGCCATCGGGTCGGAGTGTTCGCCGCATGTATAAACGTCTACCGTCGCAAATCTGTAGGTTGGCCATGTGTGAATCGCTATGTGGCTCTCCAGCACAAGCGCGATTACGGAAACCCCCTCCTTGTCGCCGCCTTTAAACCTCCACGAGTTTACCTCCACCAGGTGCATGTTGGCTATATGGGCGGCCTCTATCACAACCCTTCGGAGTCGGTCTTCGTCTCGGAGCAACCCCTCGTCGACACCGTATAGTTCGCCGTAGACGTGCTTACCCACCACAGGGGTTTTCGTCTGAGCTTGGGTTGTTGCTTGCATTGCGACCGCGCCGTAGGTACCCCTATATAAACTTTTCGCTTGAATAAATATATCGGTAACTCCAAAAGCCTCTGGCTCAGGAGCTTCGAGAGTTACTTATATGAACGGTCCGAGTAGTTGACGGTGAACCGCTTGGGGGATAGCTACTACATTTGTGTCGTAGGCGCGGGGCGGACTACGCGAGGACGGCGGCGGTGCTGAAGACGCTGGGCGTGGAGAGCTGGAGTAAACAGAAAAAGCAGATACGCCTCACTGGCGGCGCCCTAGACGCATTGATGAGGCTAGAGCCCGTGTGCACCGCCCTAGGCCAGTGCGGAAAAACATAATAAACAGACAGTCAGAGCTACCGCGACGGCCTCTGGCTCAGGAGCCTCGGCATGTAGAGAGGCCTCTGTGGATAGCCCCTAAGCTCCTCCTTGATCTTCCTCACAAGCTCCTCCGGCTTCGCCTTGTACTGCCCCCCGCCCCTCTCCCTAACAGCCAAGACCCCCTCGGCCTCCTCCCTGGCCCCGACTACGGCGATGTAGGGCACCCAGCTGGTCTCGGCGTCTCTAATCCTCTTCGACAGAGTCTCCTCCCTGTCGTCGACGTCGACGCGGATGCCCTCGGCCTCTAGG from Pyrobaculum sp. 3827-6 includes:
- the speD gene encoding adenosylmethionine decarboxylase, with amino-acid sequence MQATTQAQTKTPVVGKHVYGELYGVDEGLLRDEDRLRRVVIEAAHIANMHLVEVNSWRFKGGDKEGVSVIALVLESHIAIHTWPTYRFATVDVYTCGEHSDPMAAFRYIVSQLSPKRFTVNYSDRSYK
- a CDS encoding thymidylate synthase, with product MSNILLIVLWRRAEDLPLDIREKAAYVGTAYSADVVNHVVKALYETYTYVDTVIVYGPDLSGAGDYVVQALRGECNDAVRVPCQYIKELGVQVVDLRWRDDNTLREVVAMLYKPRNTPARERREVALEPPDKRLQYRGPHVIYDPDLAALRAKAVDYILTYGVETRDVIYSVLLLQRGDGWGYSAGPCDLLEDWPCGLGRADVFMATPAYVKKRELQKAAALVDVGIYGRDVYDPHGNFVLADSLYHYSPRGVLLRQIELTEVNVRREAQKLLPDHAFYLGREYAAYRILKERYVQDRWKGEF